The DNA sequence CGGGCGACTTGCGCAGAGCCGTGGGCTTCGATTTCGAGGGGCACGTCGAGACTCGGACGAAGCCCGTTTTCGAGTGCATTGTTGAGGCTCCCGGCTGCGAGAAGGAACACGGGCGTTTCCCTGTTCGATGTGCCCGAGGCGAGGCAGCCTGCAAACGAGGTCGCAACTGCCGCCCCGGCGGCGAGCGCCTTCCGCCTCGTGAATCCGTACCGCGTGTCCATAAAACAACCACTGGTGATTACGGTATAGGTGTTACTAAACCACAAACGGTTACGAATGGTCTGGGCGTTCTGTGTCGAGGTCGCTCGTCGTGTCGATGTCGATTCTGACCCCGGGGTCGTCCGTCTCGACCAGTGCATGCTGGTCAGCGCCTTTGAAAACTGCTTTGCCACCCGTATCGCCGTCTACCTCACCCAGTGCTTGGAAGTGCTGTCGGTCGAACAACACTGGATTTCCACGAACGCCCTCGTAGGCGGCAGCGAGTGCCGTTCCTTCGCCCGCTTCGTACGCCGAAACGAGCGATCGGATGGTAGCCACCGAGACATACGGCATATCTCCGAGTGCGAACACGGCGGCATCGACGGTGTCGCGTTCGGTGAGAACTTGCGCCGCAGCGCGAACCGACGTTGCTTGTCCTTCGCGGTACGATTCGTTCTCGACAATCTCGAAGCCCAGACCGGCGAGCGCGTCACGAACCTGCACCGATTCGTGGCCAACGACGGCAATCAGCGGCGTAAGCCCGGCCTCTACGAGCGTCGCTGCGCTTCGCCGGACGAGCGGGACGCCGTCGATTGCTTCGAGCAGTTTGTTTTTCGCTCCAAACCGGGTGCTCGTGCCAGCCGCGAGCAGCACGCCACAGACTTGTTGGCTGTCGGTCGTCATTCGACGGCGGTGTAGGGGACGACGTTGACGGTTTCGCCGCTCGAAACGGCCTCTTCAGTGATGAAAAAGCCATCCGCACGAGAAGCGCGCGTCGAAGACGAGAGCACGCTTGGATTGTAGACCTCGTTGTATACGGCTAGCGAAGAGTCAACGTGACCGAGCGGCATGGCTTCGCCGTCTTCGAGCGTCACCGGAACCACGTACTCGAAGCCGGGCGCGCCGAGGCCGATATCGCGAGCGAGGCGGGCTGAGACGGTCGGAAGCGTCGTCTCACCGACGAACAGCGGGCGAGCGACGAGTGACGTGATGGTGTGTGCGCCAACTGGCTTCCCGGGTATTGCGAGCGCGACAGCGTCGTAGTCGTCGAGGCGGGCGACCGCGATTGGTTTTCCCGGCCGGATGGCGACGCGGTGGAACAACACTTCACCGAGTTCAGTGAGCGCGTTGATGACGTGGTCTTTCTTTCCAACGCTCGTCCCGCCGGTCGTGACGACCACGTCGTGGTCGGCTGCGAGCGCGGCGATTCGCTCTGTGACCGTGTCATAGTCGTCGGGAACCGACCCTTCGTAAACTGGGTCGTGACCCCACGAGCGAACCAGCCCCGCGAGCATGGGTGAATCGAGGTCGGGCTGTCGGCCCTCGTGGAACTCCGTCCCGGTCGCAAGGATGCCAACGGAGAACCTCGTGTGCACGGTCACCGACTCGTGGCCAAGGTCTCGGAGCAACAGCGCGTCCTTCGGGGAGAGGCGCTCGCCCGCCTGAAACAGCACCTCGCCCGCTCTGACGTTGCTGCCGCGTGCGTAGGTGTAGGTCCCCGGTGATATCTCCGTGCCGCTAAGCAGTCCGTCTTCGACGGTCGCCTCTTCGACTTTCAACACCGCGTTCGCCCCGTCAGGAAGCGGCGCGCCGGTCGAAATCCGCATTGCCTCGCCGGATTCGAGTGTCG is a window from the Haladaptatus sp. ZSTT2 genome containing:
- a CDS encoding nucleotidyltransferase family protein, whose protein sequence is MTTDSQQVCGVLLAAGTSTRFGAKNKLLEAIDGVPLVRRSAATLVEAGLTPLIAVVGHESVQVRDALAGLGFEIVENESYREGQATSVRAAAQVLTERDTVDAAVFALGDMPYVSVATIRSLVSAYEAGEGTALAAAYEGVRGNPVLFDRQHFQALGEVDGDTGGKAVFKGADQHALVETDDPGVRIDIDTTSDLDTERPDHS
- a CDS encoding molybdopterin molybdotransferase MoeA, translating into MTHHDMWRRDDAAKTVGSLRRDMLSSRETERVPLAEIGGRTLASDLVADADRPPLSRATMDGFAFDATDAYPLRLREGGIFPEDSPPTLESGEAMRISTGAPLPDGANAVLKVEEATVEDGLLSGTEISPGTYTYARGSNVRAGEVLFQAGERLSPKDALLLRDLGHESVTVHTRFSVGILATGTEFHEGRQPDLDSPMLAGLVRSWGHDPVYEGSVPDDYDTVTERIAALAADHDVVVTTGGTSVGKKDHVINALTELGEVLFHRVAIRPGKPIAVARLDDYDAVALAIPGKPVGAHTITSLVARPLFVGETTLPTVSARLARDIGLGAPGFEYVVPVTLEDGEAMPLGHVDSSLAVYNEVYNPSVLSSSTRASRADGFFITEEAVSSGETVNVVPYTAVE